One stretch of Thermanaerosceptrum fracticalcis DNA includes these proteins:
- a CDS encoding PilX N-terminal domain-containing pilus assembly protein: protein MLKNERGAALLLTVLAMFLILALGMTLLETGATEANIASNQIRSVQAFYAAEAGIEETLAHLKDNPSYDPPDTPVTVGIVGPGNLEAKYQITLFSKSGETVQIESTGMVGNSKYTLTAQGTVKQGGGYLSRGLTAFAVSSNTLSTIVKEDSLIGPYMFNHPHRIKHTTYPPHNQDNSIGFPELPTDWYKPAGLGSPYVINGTVFDLNVFKTGFPYYKVNGDIYLRHGNLSLNGTIIEATGQVYLENGTFKGFTMAANQGITVNSNTDLENLVLTGKNIILNSNTDADNLFIYDTGYTIINSNVDFTGILITKNSLVVNSNVEIEGSVVCSSLTVNSNATITYKEDISVPIVPAEISEIVVSLDSWGYKYTL from the coding sequence ATGCTAAAAAATGAACGAGGCGCGGCCCTGCTCTTAACCGTCCTTGCCATGTTCCTAATTCTTGCCCTGGGAATGACCCTTTTGGAGACAGGGGCTACCGAGGCTAATATAGCTTCAAACCAGATCCGGTCTGTCCAGGCTTTTTATGCTGCAGAGGCCGGCATAGAAGAAACCCTGGCCCATTTAAAGGATAATCCTTCATATGATCCGCCAGACACCCCTGTTACTGTGGGAATAGTGGGCCCGGGCAACCTGGAGGCCAAGTACCAGATTACCTTGTTTTCAAAGAGTGGTGAAACTGTACAAATTGAATCCACAGGTATGGTTGGCAACAGCAAATATACGCTGACTGCTCAAGGCACTGTAAAACAAGGCGGGGGTTATTTGTCCCGGGGATTGACGGCCTTTGCGGTATCTAGCAATACATTGAGCACCATTGTTAAAGAGGATTCCTTAATTGGTCCTTACATGTTCAATCATCCTCATCGTATTAAACATACAACTTATCCTCCCCATAACCAGGATAACAGTATAGGATTTCCTGAACTTCCCACAGACTGGTATAAACCGGCGGGGTTAGGGTCACCTTACGTTATTAACGGTACAGTTTTTGATTTAAATGTGTTTAAAACCGGTTTTCCATACTATAAAGTTAACGGGGATATTTATTTGCGCCATGGTAATTTATCTTTAAACGGCACGATTATTGAGGCAACGGGGCAAGTTTATCTTGAAAACGGGACTTTTAAGGGATTTACTATGGCTGCAAATCAAGGGATAACAGTAAACAGCAACACTGATTTAGAAAATTTAGTATTGACAGGTAAGAATATAATCTTAAATTCAAACACGGATGCTGATAATTTATTTATCTACGATACCGGCTATACCATTATAAACAGCAATGTGGATTTCACGGGAATTCTTATTACGAAAAATTCTTTGGTGGTTAATTCCAATGTAGAAATTGAAGGAAGCGTGGTTTGCAGCAGTCTAACCGTAAACAGTAATGCTACGATTACTTATAAAGAGGATATATCCGTACCGATTGTACCCGCTGAAATTAGCGAGATCGTCGTGAGTCTGGACTCATGGGGATACAAGTACACTTTGTAG
- a CDS encoding late competence development ComFB family protein → MELVNYTEIWVRQVLDEMLAKRRDICTCEQCRLDMLAMALNRLKPNYVVSQHGSVYTKIKMLEQQQNTDVIAEVVKAMEQVSKNPRHLA, encoded by the coding sequence ATGGAACTGGTCAACTATACAGAAATTTGGGTAAGACAAGTCCTGGATGAGATGCTGGCTAAGAGAAGGGATATTTGCACATGCGAGCAGTGCCGCCTGGATATGCTGGCTATGGCCTTGAACAGGCTGAAGCCCAACTACGTGGTAAGCCAGCATGGCAGTGTCTACACCAAGATCAAAATGCTGGAACAGCAGCAGAATACGGATGTCATCGCGGAAGTCGTTAAAGCCATGGAACAGGTAAGTAAAAATCCCCGTCATTTAGCATAA
- the pilM gene encoding type IV pilus biogenesis protein PilM — MLFRTREYIGLSVGTEEMILVHVKQGRKKELGLGKVISLPVPEGAYADGVIADRKSLVHILAPLVKENRLKGVRASIAVNSRQAVIRSVRLPLMPEKELKQALEWEARRYIALANNQFTMDYLKLGVIDVEGAIYQDLLIVAVKENVLNELCLLLKEAGLKILAIDVEPMAYLYLRSFAAARGVWPALEDTWASVELSAEKTTVAFYQRDTLQFVHTIPLAYNNDPYLMGDIFREVQRSFDYYHLNLKRPQTSNVYLWGKGAGQALASFQGGLTYPVTYLPISSLTEVLNYSGEIDDSATLALGMALREVVL; from the coding sequence ATGCTTTTTAGGACCAGGGAATATATAGGCCTTAGTGTAGGAACGGAAGAAATGATATTAGTCCATGTGAAACAGGGTAGAAAAAAAGAGTTGGGACTGGGGAAAGTTATATCTCTGCCTGTACCTGAGGGTGCTTATGCCGATGGGGTCATTGCAGACCGCAAGTCTTTAGTTCATATCCTGGCCCCCCTGGTTAAGGAAAACCGTCTCAAGGGTGTACGGGCCAGTATCGCCGTGAATTCCCGCCAGGCCGTTATTCGTTCTGTCAGGCTGCCCCTTATGCCTGAAAAAGAATTAAAGCAAGCCCTGGAATGGGAAGCCAGGAGGTACATTGCCCTGGCCAACAACCAGTTCACCATGGATTACCTGAAGCTGGGTGTCATTGATGTGGAAGGAGCTATCTACCAGGACCTTCTCATTGTGGCTGTCAAAGAGAATGTCTTAAATGAGTTATGTCTTTTATTAAAAGAAGCTGGACTTAAGATACTGGCCATAGACGTGGAGCCTATGGCTTACTTGTATTTGCGGAGTTTTGCCGCTGCCAGGGGTGTTTGGCCTGCCCTGGAAGACACCTGGGCCAGCGTAGAGTTAAGCGCCGAGAAAACCACGGTAGCTTTTTATCAAAGAGATACCTTGCAGTTTGTCCATACCATTCCTCTTGCTTATAACAACGACCCTTATCTGATGGGAGATATTTTCCGGGAAGTGCAGCGTTCCTTTGATTATTACCATCTTAATCTTAAACGCCCGCAAACCAGCAATGTCTACCTGTGGGGAAAAGGGGCAGGACAAGCCCTGGCTTCTTTCCAGGGGGGGCTAACCTATCCCGTCACCTATTTGCCCATTTCCTCACTAACAGAAGTTTTAAATTATTCCGGTGAAATTGATGATTCTGCCACTTTGGCGTTAGGCATGGCCTTGCGGGAGGTGGTACTTTGA
- a CDS encoding PilN domain-containing protein has product MIQKPNLLPPAFQPKPLVHIPRLLMTIAGVALFFWLGFIYAQFQWEIKELENQTQNLTQSLGQLTQLRERVRELENLQNEITRLRGLSGMVKQDEIDWSKILADIARVIPPGVKFSEVSLKEDDRLVIKGESTSRILVAQYAFVLRELTWFSSIEVIKVNRNDKGVITFELTAALPKEGGKPDGQKPPAKESTP; this is encoded by the coding sequence TTGATCCAAAAACCCAACCTCCTGCCGCCGGCTTTTCAGCCTAAACCCCTGGTACATATACCAAGGCTCTTGATGACCATTGCCGGGGTTGCGCTTTTTTTCTGGTTAGGATTTATATACGCCCAGTTCCAGTGGGAAATTAAAGAACTGGAAAACCAGACCCAGAATCTTACCCAGTCCCTGGGACAGTTAACCCAGTTAAGGGAACGGGTGAGGGAACTGGAAAACCTGCAAAATGAGATTACTCGATTACGGGGATTATCCGGTATGGTCAAACAGGATGAAATAGACTGGTCCAAGATACTGGCCGATATAGCCAGGGTCATTCCTCCCGGTGTCAAGTTCAGTGAGGTAAGCCTTAAAGAAGACGACCGATTAGTGATTAAGGGTGAGAGTACCAGTCGGATTCTGGTAGCCCAGTATGCTTTTGTCTTGCGGGAGCTTACCTGGTTTAGCAGTATAGAAGTAATTAAAGTGAATAGAAATGATAAAGGCGTTATAACCTTTGAGTTAACGGCTGCCTTGCCAAAGGAAGGGGGTAAACCGGATGGGCAAAAGCCTCCTGCAAAAGAATCCACGCCTTAA